The Chloroflexota bacterium DNA segment TCACCCGCGAATGGACAGGACTGGCAGACAGCCGGTGAGGCCTATGATCGCGGGGACTACCCCCAAGCCGCGGAACTGGCCCGTCCGCTTGCCGAACAGGGGCACGCTACGGCGCAGTACACGCTCGGCTACATGTATTACGCCGGCAAGGGCGTGCCACAGGACCATGCGGAAGCCGC contains these protein-coding regions:
- a CDS encoding sel1 repeat family protein — protein: MTIRPLLLALTLLILPLSPANGQDWQTAGEAYDRGDYPQAAELARPLAEQGHATAQYTLGYMYYAGKGVPQDHAEAA